From the Kitasatospora atroaurantiaca genome, the window TAACCAACTGCTCCACAGGACCTCATGCGGATCTCATCCGCCTCAGTGTCTTGCGACGCTGACTTTACTACGGTACTGCCGTGCCCCCAACGGGATTCGAACCCGTGCTACCGCCTTGAAAGGGCGACGTCCTGGGCCACTAGACGATGAGGGCTTGCGGCCCGCCCGGCTGGCTTTCAGCGGTCGGGGACGTGAGAAGCATATGGGATGCCGGACGGGAACGCCAAAACGGTTTCATCCATGCGAGGCGGGCCGTATGCGGGCCCCATGCCCGGCCCGTTCCCGGCCCGGCAGGACGGCCCCGCCGCCCGGGCGGGTCTCAGGACCAGCCGAGCTCGTGCAGCTCGTGGTCGTCGAAGCCGAAGTGGTGGGCCACCTCGTGGATCACCGTGGTCCGGACCTCCTCGACGATCTGCTCCTGGCTGTCGCACAGCCGCAGGGTCGGCCCCATGTAGATGATGATCCGGTCGGGCAGCACGCCGGCGTACCACTCGCCGCGCTCGGTGAGCGGTGTGCCCTCGTACAGGCCCAGCAGCTCCGGGTCGGACGGGTCCGGCTCGTCCTCGACGAAGATCGCGACGTTGTCCATCATGGCCGCGAGCTGCGGGGGGATCTGGTCGAGGGCATCGGCGACCAGCGTCTCGAACTCGTCCCGGGTCATGTCCACCGACTCATTGTCGGGTGCGGGGTGACGCTGTGCCAGGTGATCGACGCTGGTGATTCACTGGAGTGTGCGATCGGAACGGACAGAGCAGGCCGGGCGGGCGGCAGCGCCGGGGCGGGCGAGCATCGGACGCGGTCAGGGCCCGGCGGTGGCCGTGGTCGCGCTCGGCGGTGTGCTCGGGGCCTCGGCCCGGTACGGAGCGGGGCTGCTCTGGCCCACCGGGCCGACCGCCTTCCCGTGGACCACGCTGGTGGTGAACGTGGTGGGCTGCGCGGTGATCGGCGTCTTCCTGGTGGTGATCACCGAGGCCGTTGCGCCGCACCCGCTGCTGCGGCCGTTCTTCGGCACGGGCGTACTGGGCGGGTTCACCACCTTCTCCACGTACGCGGTGGACGTGCGGCGGCTGGTCGACCACGGCTACGCCGCGCGCGGCCTGGGGTACCTGGCCGCGACCCTGCTGGCCGCGCTGACGGCGGTCTGGGCGGCGGCGGCGCTGACCCGGCGCGTACTGCTGGCCCTACGAGCCCGGCACGTCCGGCGCACCGGGCACGGCGATCGGAGGACGGCATGACCAGGCCGACGGGCAGCGCGCTGCGGCTGACGGTCTTCGTCGGGGAGAACGACACCTGGCACCACCGGCCGCTCTACAGCGAGATCGTGCACCGCGCCCACGCCGCGGGCCTGGCCGGGGCCAGCGTCTTCCGGGGGATCGAGGGCTTCGGCGGCTCCTCGCTGGTCCACACCGCGCGGCTGCTCTCGCTCAGCGAGGACCTGCCGGTGGCCGTGGTGATCGTGGACACCGCCGAGCGTGTCCGGGCCTTCCTGCCGCAGCTGGACGAGCTGCTGGGAGCGGACGGCGAGGGCGGCAAGGGCGGCGAGGGGCTGGCGATCCTCGACGAGTGCGAGGTCGTCCTCCCCCGGCCCCCGGCCCCCGGCCCCCGGCCCCCGGCCGACGGCGGTCCCCGCGCGGACCGGGACCGGTGACCCGGTGAACTGGCTGCTTGTCATGGCCGGGGCCGCAGTCGGCGCCCCGCTGCGGTATCTGACGGACCGTGCGGTGCAGGCCCGGCACGACACGGTCTTCCCGTGGGGCACCTTCACGGTGAATGCGGCCGGCTGTCTGGTGCTCGGTCTGGTGACCGGAGCGGTGACGGCCGGGGCGGCCTCCTCGCAGGTCCAGCTGCTGCTCGGCACCGGTCTCTGCGGGGCGCTGACCACGTACTCGACCTTCTCGTACGAGACGCTGCGGCTGGCCGAGGGCGGTGCCCGCTTCCTGGCCGCCGCGAACGTGCTGGGGAGCGTGCTGGCCGGCCTCGGCGCCGTCTGGGCGGGGACGGCGCTGGCGCAGGCCCTGTGGGGGTGAGGGGGCGGCCCGGCGTCCGGCCCGGCGAGGGCTGATTGGCGTACCGCCCGTGTCCGGGGAGCCCGGTGCGCGTTGGGCACCGAAAGCAGCCGTACGCCGCGAAGGCCGCGCGTGCGGTGAGCGCGGTCAGCGTGGCGTGCCGGTGGCCGCGGTGGTCGGCCGGTGCGGGGCGGGCAGGAGAGGTTGCGCGGGTGATGGCAGTGCGTACGGGTCCTTCGGCACGGATGAGCGTGCGGGTGGCCGGCGGGGTCGTGATGGCCCTGGCCGGGATGGGGATGGCGGGGTGCATGTCGGTCGGGGCTGCCTCCTCGGACCAGCAGGGCGGCGCCCAACCGGTCGGCCAGAGCGGTGTGATCGGCAAGACCGGCGGCAGCGGACAGGGATCCGCGCGCCCCGGGGGCGGGCAGCGCGGGGAGCACACGGGGGGCGCGACGGGTCAGGCCTCGGTCGGCGCCGCCTCGGCCGCCCCCGGAGCCGCGAGCCCCGGCACGACCCCGCCCGCGACCGGCGGTCTGACCGGCGCGGGCCCCGGCGGGTCCGCCGGTTCGCCGAGCGGCAGCCCGGCCGCACACCCGTCCGGGTCGCAGGGCGGCACCTCCGGCGGGCCGGCCGCCAGCCCCTCGGCCTCCGCCGAAACCTCCCCCAGTGCGACGCCCACCACACCGCCCCCGTCGGCCTCGCCGGCCCCGGACCCCTCGCCCAGCAGCTCCGGATCAGCAGCCCCTACCGAAGGCTCGACCGGACAT encodes:
- the crcB gene encoding fluoride efflux transporter CrcB yields the protein MNWLLVMAGAAVGAPLRYLTDRAVQARHDTVFPWGTFTVNAAGCLVLGLVTGAVTAGAASSQVQLLLGTGLCGALTTYSTFSYETLRLAEGGARFLAAANVLGSVLAGLGAVWAGTALAQALWG
- a CDS encoding metallopeptidase family protein; translation: MTRDEFETLVADALDQIPPQLAAMMDNVAIFVEDEPDPSDPELLGLYEGTPLTERGEWYAGVLPDRIIIYMGPTLRLCDSQEQIVEEVRTTVIHEVAHHFGFDDHELHELGWS
- a CDS encoding DUF190 domain-containing protein, with translation MTRPTGSALRLTVFVGENDTWHHRPLYSEIVHRAHAAGLAGASVFRGIEGFGGSSLVHTARLLSLSEDLPVAVVIVDTAERVRAFLPQLDELLGADGEGGKGGEGLAILDECEVVLPRPPAPGPRPPADGGPRADRDR
- the crcB gene encoding fluoride efflux transporter CrcB; protein product: MRSERTEQAGRAAAPGRASIGRGQGPAVAVVALGGVLGASARYGAGLLWPTGPTAFPWTTLVVNVVGCAVIGVFLVVITEAVAPHPLLRPFFGTGVLGGFTTFSTYAVDVRRLVDHGYAARGLGYLAATLLAALTAVWAAAALTRRVLLALRARHVRRTGHGDRRTA